In the Gemmatimonadota bacterium genome, CCTGGCACGCCCTGCCGGTCGCGGAACGGACCTTCGAGGCGCGCACGCGGATCGCCGAAGGGCTCGCGTCGTTCGTCCCCATCAAGCACCGCCTCGAACCGGTGGGCGAGGTCGGCGGCGTGCTCTGGGTGAACGACTCCAAGGCGACCAACATCGGCGCGGCGAAGGTCGCGCTCGAGGGGATGACCCGCCCGACGATCCTCCTGCTCGGCGGCCGGCACAAGGGCGAGCCCTACACCGCGATGCTCGACGCGGTGAAGGCGCATGCCAAGGTCGTGCTCGCCTACGGCGAGTCGGCGGAGCGCATCGAGGCGGACCTGGGACCGCACGTGCCCGTGGAGCGGCTCGGATCGTCATTCGAGCAGGTCATCTCGCGTGCCCGCGCGCTCGCTGCGCCCGGGGACGTGGTCCTGCTCGCTCCCGCCTGCTCCAGCTACGACATGTTCAAGAACTACGAGGACCGCGGCGCCAACTTCCGGCGCCTCGCGCTCGGCTCATGACCTCGCCCGCCGGGATCCTCGGCGGGGCGGGCACTCGGCAGACCCCGCGCGCCTCGCAGGCGCAGGGGGCCGCGCTCGTGCGTGATCGCTGGCGCATGTCGGCCGAGGCCAAGGCCCTGATCATCGTCACCGCGGCCCTCCTCGCGTTCGGGCTGGCCACGCTCTACTCGGCCAGCGCCTACGTCGCGATGCAGAAGGACCTGCCCAGCTGGTTCTTCCTCTGGAAGCAGATGACCGGCGCGATGGTCGGCATCGTCGGCTTCGCCGTGCTCGCCAAGCTCGACGCCGAGCAGTTCCGCGAGTGGGCCTGGTGGATCATGGGGGCCTGCATCGTCGCGCTCTTGCTTACGGTGATCCCGGGGACCGAGTTCATCGCGCCGCGCATCGGCGGCTCGCGCCGCTTCCTCCGCGGCGGCTCGATCCAGCCGTCGGAGTTCGCCAAGCTCGCGCTCGTCGTCTGGACGGCGATGCTCATCGTGAAGAAGGGCGGGGAGGACGGACTCCGCCGCCTCTCGAAGGGCCTGCTCCCCTTCCTGATCATCCTCGGCGTCCTCTGCCTCCTCGTCGCCCTGCAGCCCGACCTCTCGGTCGCCTTCTTCTACGTGATCGTGATGGGCGTGATGCTCTTCGCGGCCGGCGCGCGCATCGGGCACTTCGTGCTCCTCGGGATGCTGCTCATCCCGGTGGCGTGGAGCGAGATCAACCGCCTCGAGTACGTCATGCGCCGCATCATGGGCTTCGCGGCGGGCGCGGCGGAGAGCACGGCGGCGGTGAATCACCAGCTGCAGCAGTCGCTCATCGCCGTCGGCTCGGGCGGGATCTTCGGCGTCGGCTTCGGGCAGGGGCGCCAGCAGTTCGGCTTCCTTCCGCTCCCGTACAACGACTTCATCGGCAGCAACGTGGGCGAGGAGTGGGGCTTCATCGGCATCGCCGGGCTCATCTGCGCCTTCGCGCTCTGGTGCTGGCTCGGCTTCCGCATCGCGAAGGCCGCGCGCTCGCCGTTCCAGCAGCTCGTCGCCATCGGCCTCACGGTCACGATGGTGATGACCGCCTTCCTGCATCTCGGCGTCGTCATCGGCCTCCTGCCGACGACGGGGCTCACGTTGCCGTTCATCTCGTACGGCCGCTCGAACATCGTCCTCTCGCTGCTCATGACCGGCATCCTGGTGAACATCGGGAGCGTGAAGGAGCGCGTGATCGGCGACGCCGCGACGGACCCGCTCACGGCGCGGCGGTGATCGCATGACCTTCCGCGCCACCACCGGCGTGGACGTCGTCTTCACGGGCGGCGGGACGGGCGGGCACCTGTATCCCGGCATCGCGATCGCCCGCGCGCTCGTCCGCGCGCGCCCCGAGGTCCGTCCGTTCTTCGTCGGCGCGCAGCGCGGCATCGAGCGCGACATCCTGCCGACGACCGAGTTCCCGCACCTCCTGCTCGACCTGCATCCGCTCTACCGCCCCAAGGTCTGGCAGAACTGGCGGACCCTCCGCGGCGCCATGAGCGGATGGGGCGAGCTGGACCGGCTGATGCGCGAACGGCATCCGCGCCTCGTCGTCGGTACGGGGGGTTACGCGGCGGGGCTCACGAGCCTCTGGGGATGGGCGCGCGGCGTCCGCGTGGTGCAGCACATCGGCGATGCGATCCCCGGCATCACCGCCCGCTGGAGCGCGCGCGTCTGCACCGAGGCGTACCTCGGCTATCCCGAGGCCGAGCGCTTCCTCCCGCACAACGGCTGCGTCTTCCGCGACACCGGCAACCCGATCGAACCGCCGCCGGACATCAAGCCCGCGGCCGCCGAGGCGCGCGCGCGGTGGGGATTACCCGCAGCGGCGACGGTGCTGCTCGTCTTCGGCGGATCGCAGGGCGCGCGCGCGCTCAATCGCGCCGTCGCGAACTGGATCGAACGCGGCCTCCCCAAGGGACTCTGCGTCCTCTGGGCCACGGGGAAGGCGCACTACGATGCCTTCAAGCATCTCGACCGCCCCGACGTGCGCGTCCTGAGCTACATCGCCCCCATCGCCGAAGCCTACGCCACCGCCGACCTCGCCCTCGTGCGCGGCGGCATGATGGGCTCGAGCGAACTCTGCGCCTGGGGCGTGCCGATGGTGATCGTCCCGCTGCCGACGGCGGCGAACGACCACCAGACCGCGAATGCGAAGGTGCTCGAGACCGCTGGCGCCGCGCGGCACCTGCCCGAGTCCGAACTGACGGCGGACCGGCTCGACCTCGAACTGCGCTCGCTGCTCGCCGATCCGGCCAAGCTCGCGGCGATGTCCAAGGCCGCCAAGGCCCGCGGTCGGCCGCGCGCGGCGGCCGAGATCGCGGGGCACATCGCGCGGTTGCTCGGCTGAGTCGTCCCGCAACTGGGCCAGAGGGCGGGGCGGTGCAGGGGGGGTCCTCGAGTTCACTCCGTCCATTCCCCCATCAGTCCTCCGCCGTTCTCTGTGCCCTCTGTGTCCTCTGTGGTGAAGCCGTTGCACCGCTAGATTGGAACCCGAATGCCTCTCCTCGACCCGACCTCCACCAAGCCCATCCACTTCCAGGGCATCGCCGGCGCCGGCATGAGCGCCCTCGCGGAGCTCTGCCACCGCCGCGGTGCGACGGTCACCGGCTGCGACCAGAACCCCGACGGTGCGGCCGACCTCGTCGCCCTCGGCATCGCGGTGCAGAAGGGTCATGACCCCGCGCATCTCGACGGCCATCGCGCCCTCGTCGTCTCGAGCGCCATCCCCAAAGACCATCCCGAGATCCTCCGCGCGCGCGCGCTGGGCCTCGAGGTCGTGCGTCGCGCCGAAGCGCTCGCCGAGGCCACCGCGGGCGGGATGCTCATCGGCGTCGCGGGGACGCACGGGAAGAGCACCACCACCGTGATGACCACCGAAGCGCTCGCCGCCGCGGGGAAGAACCCCACCGGCGTCGTCGGCGCGCGCGTCACCGCCTGGGGCGGCAATCTCTCCAAGGGCGGGCACGACGTCTTCGTGGTCGAGGCCGACGAGTACGACCGCTCCTTCCTCGCGCTCACGCCGGCCGTCGCGGTCGTCACCAACGTCGAGGCCGACCATCTCGACATCTATCGCGACCTGCAGGACATCCACGAGACCTTCAGCGAGTACGTCGGCCGCGCGCGGTACGTGGTGCTCTGCGCCGACGACGCCGGCGCGAACCGCCTCCCCTCGCCGGCGACGGCCGAGGTGATCCGCTACGGCATCACGAGCCCCGACGCCCGCCTCGTCGCGAAGGACATTCGCCATCACGACGGCCGCACCACCTTCAGCGTCGTCTACGATGGCAAGCCGAGCGGCGAGGTCACCCTTGGCGTGCCCGGCCTGCACAACGTGCGCAACGCCCTCGCCGCGCTCGCCTGCGGCATCGGGCCGTGGGGACTCAAGGTCGAGGAGATGGCGGGCGGGCTCGCGCGCTTCGTCGGCGCCGAACGCCGCTTCCAGCGCATCGGGAGCGCCGCCGGCGTGTCGGTGGTGGACGACTATGCGCACCATCCGACCGAACTCGAAGCGACCCTCGCCGCGGCGCGCGAGGCGTATCCGGGGCGGCGCATCGTCGTCGCCTTCCAGCCGCACCTCTTCTCGCGCACACGCGACTTCGCGGCCGAGTTCGGGCAGGCGCTCGCCAAGGCCGACGTGATCGCGCTCTGCGACATCTACCCCGCGCGCGAGCAGCCCATGCCCGGCGTGACGTCGCAGCTCATCGCCGACGCGGCGACCGCCGTGGGGCACGCGCCCGCCTGGATGGGGCCGCGCGCGCAGGCCGCCGAGTGGCTCGCGAGCGCGGTGCGCGACGGCGACGTGGTCTTCACGGTCGGGGCGGGGGACATCACCAAGACCGGTCCGGAACTCCTCGCGCGCCTCGGCGCGTAGGGCACGCATGGCTCCCATCGGCGACAACGACCTCGGTCCTGACGCAGGGGCGGCCGCGCCGCGCCGCAGCACCGGGGCGCGGCCGCAGATCGGCGCCGCCGGGAGCGACGAGCCGCGCTGGAAGAAGCGCGTCCGCCGGATCGGGCAGCTCGCGGCGGTCCTCACGCTCCTCGCGTCGCCCTGGTGGGGCCGCGCGATCCTGCGGGAGATGGACTTCTTCCGCGTGCGCCGCGTCGTGATCGAGGGCGCCCGTTACGCCTCTCCTGACGAAATCGTTTCCCGCTTGAGGGTCGACACGACCACCGCCTCGATCTGGGACGACGTGTCGCCCCTCGTGGCGCGAGTGAAGGAGCATCCCCAGGTGCGCGACGTGCGCATCGGACGGCGGCTCCCAGGGACCCTCGTCGTTCGCGTGACCGAGAACCCGCCGGTGGCGTTCGTGAACACCACCAAGGGGCTCGTCGTCACCGACGCGGACGGGAAGCCCCTGCCGGTGGATCCCACACGGACCGACGTGGACCTGCCGGTGCTCGCGTCGCGCGATACGCTCCTCCTCCGGCTCCTCGGGGAGGTGCGCGCGGAGATCCCGTCACTCTTCGCCCGCGTGAGCGAGGCGCGACGTGGCTCCCGCGGCGACATCGTCCTCGTGCTCGCTGAACACCGCATCCTCGCCAAGGCCGATGTCTCGGCCGCCCGTCTGGCCGAGGTGCTGCCCGTCGAACTCGATCTCGCGCGTCGCGGTCGCACGGTCACCGAACTGGATCTCCGGTTCAAGGACCAGGTGGTCGCCCGACTCCCTTAGCGCTCCCTATGCATACCGAACGTCTCGTCGCCGGCCTCGACATCGGATCCGCCAAGACCACCGCGGTCATCGCGGAGGTCGTGGGCGACCTGCCGAAGCATCCCACCGTCAACATCCTCGGCGTGGGCCAGTCCCGCACCACCGGCCTCCGCAAGGGTGTCGTCGCGGACATCGAGGAGACGCAGCGCTCCATCACCAAGGCGATGCAGGACGCCGAACGGATGGCGGGCGCGCAGGTGGAGACGGTCTATGCCGGGATCGCGGGGGAGCACGTCGAGGCGATGACCTCGCGCGGCGTCGCCGCGGTGACGGGCGCCGAGATCACCAAGGCCGATGTCGACCGCGCCAACGCCGGCGCCCGCGCCCAGAGCATCCCGCAGGACCGCGAGCTCATCCATGCGATCCCGCAGGAGTACACCGTCGATCGCAACATCGGCATCCGCGATCCCATCGGCATGATCGGCACGCGCCTCGAGACGGAGATGTACCTCGTCACGATCGGCTCCTCGCCGGCGATGAACCTCCGCAAGGCCGTCGAGCGCTCGGGCTACAAGGTGCAGGAGCTCGTGCTCGAGCCGCTCGCGAGCGCGCTCAGCGTCCTCACCGACGACGAGAAGGAGCTCGGCGTCGCGCTCGTCGAGATGGGCGCCGGCACCACCGACGTCGCCGTCTTCCACGAGGGCAAGATCCGCCACCTCGGCACCATCGGGTACGGCGGCCTCAACGTGACGAGCGACATCGTCCACGGCCTCGGCGTGACGCAGGCCGACGCCGAGCGGCTCAAGGAGCAGTACGGCGCGGCCTTCGAGGGCTTCGTCCCGCACGAGGAGAAGATCCGCCTCCCCAGCACCGGCGCGCAGGGCGACCGCGAGATCCCGCGGTCGCTGCTCGCGCACATCATCCATCAGCGCACGCAGGAGATCTTCGAGATGGTCCTGCGCGACATCGAGGCGGCGGGGCTCATCAAGAAGCTCTCCGCCGGCGTGGTGGTGACGGGTGGCGCGAGCGCGCAGCCGGGCACGGCCGACCTCGCCAACGAGGTCTTCGGACTCGGCGCGCGCATCGGCATCCCGGGCGAGTTCCTCGGCGGGCTGGCCGACAGCGTGCAGGCCCCGCGCTTCGCGACGGTCACGGGTCTGGTGCAGTACGGCGCCCATCGCGTGGCGCTCGGCGCGAACCCGGGGAAGGGCAAGCGCATGAGCCTCAGCACCGCGGGGCCGAGCATGGACAACCTGGCGGCGCGGTTCAAGACGTGGCTGCAGGACTTCTTCTGAGATGAAGGCTGAAGGCTGAAGGATGAAAGTGGTCGATGCGGAATGCGGGGGCGGCGCTGAGCGCGGCCCCCGCATCGTCGTTCAGACCTTCATCCTTCAACCTTCAGCCGTCATCCCATCAGTTCCGTCATCACCACCGGCCGCGACAGCCGCGCTGATGGCCTTGCCAGCGCCCCGATGTTCCCCTTCCACTCCTGCATCGCGGTCATGAACTCGGCCGAGACCACGGCGAACTCGCCGTCGGCCTCGAGCGCGGCCTTCGCCTCGTCCGCCTTCCCGGCGATCGCGAGGGCGGCGACCTTCGCGGCGGCGACGTGGAAGCGCGCGTGGAGCAGGTCCACCTTGGCGTACTGACTCGACGCCTTGGTCGGCGGGGCCACCGAGGGGGAGTCCATCCACTTCCCGAACGGGCAGTTCAGGTGCGAGCCGAGGGTCGCGACCGAGCCTTCCAGGCGCCCCGTGCTGATGGCGCTGCGGAGGCGGAGCTTGAAGAGGCCGTGGGTGCCGATGGCCTGCTCGATCTGTGACGTGGCGGACATGTGGACCGTGCGCTGGATGGGGTCGGGCGTGGGGACTTCCTGTATCCCACGCCCTGAACTTGCGAAGTGCGCCCCTGTCTGGCGATGTGCGGCGTCACATCGTGATGCCTCAGGCCTTGTCGAGCTCCGTCTTCCAGCCCTGCATCGCCGCCGTGAGGCGGGCCGAGGCGCCCGAGAAGGGGCCGGTGAGCGCCACCGCCTGCTCGGCTTCGGCCTTCTTCCCCTCCGTCGCCAGCGCCGCCACGCGCGCCGCCTGCTGGTGGAACTCGGCGTGGAGCTTCCGGACCTCGGCGTACCGGGGCGAGCCCTTCACCGCGGCCGGGATCGCGCTGCCCGCGAGCCACTTGCCGAACTCGCACTGGTCATCGGCACGGATGGTCGCGACGGGCACGTCGATCTTCCCGGTGCCGATCGCCGTCTTGAGGCGCGTCTTCCACATGCCGTGCGCGCCGATCGCCTTGTCGATTTCCTTGGGGGATGCCATGAGTGTATTCCTGGGGTTGTCGGGGTTGTTCTCTCCTGAGTATCGGAGCACCGGCGGCGGACTTGACGGAGGTCACATTTCTGCCTCACATCGTGATGCGCGGTGGATAACGTGTTGCGGCACTGACGTTTCCGACCTCCCCCTCCGCTCGTCTCTCCCACGTGAAGCCGCGGCCCGGCAGGGCTATATTGGCTGTTCGATCCTGAAGTCCACGCACGTCCGACTGGAGCATCACCCCGATGAGCATCTTCGAGTTCGAGGACACCGCGGCGCAGCACGCCCGCATGAAGGTCGTCGGCGTCGGTGGCGGCGGTGGCAACGCCGTCAACCGAATGATCGAGGAGCACCTCGAGGGCGTCGAGTTCATCTCGGTGAACACCGACGCGCAGGCGCTGCTGAATTCCAAGTCGGACGTGAAGATCCAGATCGGCAAGAAGCTCACGCGGGGACTCGGCGCCGGCGCCCGCCCGGAAATCGGGCGTCAGGCGATCGAGGAGAACCGCGATGAGGTCATGCGCACCATCTCCGGTGCCGACCTCGTCTTCGTGACCTGCGGCATGGGCGGCGGCACCGGCACCGGCGCGGCCCCCATCGTCTGCGAACTCGCGAAGGAGGCCGGCGCGCTCACCGTCGGCATCGTCACCAAGCCGTTCCTCTTCGAAGGCCGCAAGCGCATGCGCCAGGCCGACGAGGGGATCGCCGAGATGGCGAAGCACGTCGACACGCTCATCGTCGTTCCCAACGAGCGCCTCCTCGCCGTGGTCGGGAAGGGCATCCCCTTCCAGGACGCGCTCAAGAAGGCCGATGAGGTCCTCCTGCAGGCGACCGGCGGCATCTCCTCGATCATCACCAAGGCCGGCGTCGTCAACGTCGACTTCGCCGACGTGCGCACCGTCATGAAGGACGGCGGCTCGGCGATCATGGGCACCGGCATCGGCCGCGGCGACGACCGCGCGGTGGACGCGGCGCGCATGGCGATCGAGAGCCCGCTGCTCGACAACGTCTCCATCGCCGGCGCGCGCGGCGTGCTCATCAACATCACCGGCGGCATGGAGCTCACCCTCGGCGACGTCACCACCATCAGTGACATCGTGAAGGAGGCCGTCGGCGAGGACAGCGAGATCATCTTCGGCGCGGTCAACGAGCCGGCGATGCAGGGAGAGGTCCGCGTCACCGTCATCGCGACGGGCTTCGACCGGAAGGTGGCGCAGCAGGGCGGGCTCATCAGCCGCGCCGCCGCGACGCCGATCATCCCGCTCGACCAGGCGCGCCAGCGGCCCTCGATCAGCGTGAACACGTCGTCGCCGGCCAATGGGCACGGGCAGGGAGGCTCGGGTGCCGCGAGCGGGAATGCGATGCCCCGTCCGCGCCCCGCGCCGCGCCAGCTCGAGGATCTGAGCGACATGGAGATCCCGACGTTCATTCGGAGACAGATGGATTGAAGGGGGCCACGCGCCTCCTGACCGGTGCGGTGATCGCGGCGCTCGCGATCGCCGCATTGCGTTTGCCGGCCCCCCGGCCCGGCCGCCCCGGCGAACTCCTCTCGCGCCGCTGGTTCCAGCAGGACACGCTCGGCCGCGGCGAGACCCTCAGCGAACTCCTCGTGCGCCGCGGCCTCTCGGCCAGTGAGGCGAGCGACATCCTCGCCGCGACGACGCTCGACCCGCGCCGCATCCCCGCCGGCCTCACCATCGAGGTGAGTGGCGACACGTCGACGACGCAGGTCCAGGAGGTCCGCTTCTTCCTCGGCGTGGACCGCATCCTGAAGGTCGTCCGCGGCGACACCACGACCGGCTGGCGCGCGACCGATGAACGCATCCCGTGGGTCACGGACACGCTGCTCGTCCGCGGCGTGGTGAACTCCTCGCTCTACGAGGCGGTGGAATCCGGTGCCGCCGAGCTCCTCCCCGCCAAGGCGCGGCAGGAGCTCGCCTGGAGCATCGCCGACATCTACGAGTACCGGGTGGACATGTCGCGCGAGCTGCAGCAGGGCGACGAGGTCCGCGTCCTCTTCGAGCGCCAGTCGCTCCCGAGCGGCGTGATGAAGGTGGGAACGGTCCTCGCGGCGGGATTGCAGCGCGCGGGCACGGAGGTCCAGGCGATCCGCATGGACGTCGACAACGGCCGCAGCAAGTACTACGACGAGAAGGGGCGCTCCCTCGCGGCGAGCTTCCTCCGCTCGCCGGTCTCGTTCCGCCGCATCTCGAGCGGTTTCGGCCGCCGCAAGCACCCGGTGCTCGGCACCTGGCGGCAGCACCAGGGGATGGACTACGCGGCCAACAGCGGGACGCCGGTGCGCTCGATCGGCGACGGGGTGGTGGTGTTCACGGGCCGGAAGGGCGGCTACGGGAACACGGTCGAAGTGCGCCATCCGAACGGCTACGTGACGCGCTATGGGCACCTGCGAGGCTTCGCCGAGGGGATCCGCAGCGGTGCGCGGGTGAACATCGAGCAGACGATCGGCTACGTGGGCATGACGGGCCTGGCGACGGGGCCGCACCTCCACTTCGAGGTGCTCATCGGCGGCGTGCAGAAAGACCCGCGCCTGGTGCTCCAGGCGACGGCAGGCCCGCCGCTCGTCGGCGCGGACCTCGCGCTCTTCCAGCGCATCCGCACCGCCGCGGTCTACGCGCTCGACCAGCCTGCCGGCGTCGTTCGCGTCGCGCACTGAGCCCGCGCGGCCTCCGGGCTCGCGCTCCCGTACCTCGTAGGTCTGTCCCCGCTCGGCGGTCGGGCGCGGTCCCTCCGTCCCGGCCACGCGTGCTTCACGCGGCGAGCCCCGCGCAACCGCGCGCGGGTCTCTTGCTACACGCGAGGCCGGTCCTGCGTGACCGCACCCGCCCGCCTCAAGTAGCAGATGCAGGCGCGGGAGGACAGAGTCCCGGAGACCGGCCCCGCCGCGTAGCAAGAGACTCGCGCGCCGTTGCGCGAGGCTCGCAGCGTCTAAGCGGCAGGGCCGGGCGCAGGGGCGCCCTCCGACCGCGCCGGTGCCCGCACACCGCTCGATGCGGGCGCTGAAGCCGGACGCGGGAGCCCGCACTCCGCATCGCTAGAGGCTCGACGCGCGTAGATTACGCGACCCATGATTGCTTGGATTCTCGCCCTCGCTGGCGGCTACGCGCTCGCCGCGCTCGGATACGGCGCGCGCCCCGCGGACTCCGCGCGACTCGTCTTCGCCCTGCGATTCGTCGCCGGCGCGATCGCCGCCGCGCTCCTGCTCGACGCGCCCCTCGCCCCCGCGCGCCC is a window encoding:
- a CDS encoding cell division protein FtsW yields the protein MTSPAGILGGAGTRQTPRASQAQGAALVRDRWRMSAEAKALIIVTAALLAFGLATLYSASAYVAMQKDLPSWFFLWKQMTGAMVGIVGFAVLAKLDAEQFREWAWWIMGACIVALLLTVIPGTEFIAPRIGGSRRFLRGGSIQPSEFAKLALVVWTAMLIVKKGGEDGLRRLSKGLLPFLIILGVLCLLVALQPDLSVAFFYVIVMGVMLFAAGARIGHFVLLGMLLIPVAWSEINRLEYVMRRIMGFAAGAAESTAAVNHQLQQSLIAVGSGGIFGVGFGQGRQQFGFLPLPYNDFIGSNVGEEWGFIGIAGLICAFALWCWLGFRIAKAARSPFQQLVAIGLTVTMVMTAFLHLGVVIGLLPTTGLTLPFISYGRSNIVLSLLMTGILVNIGSVKERVIGDAATDPLTARR
- a CDS encoding UDP-N-acetylglucosamine--N-acetylmuramyl-(pentapeptide) pyrophosphoryl-undecaprenol N-acetylglucosamine transferase, yielding MTFRATTGVDVVFTGGGTGGHLYPGIAIARALVRARPEVRPFFVGAQRGIERDILPTTEFPHLLLDLHPLYRPKVWQNWRTLRGAMSGWGELDRLMRERHPRLVVGTGGYAAGLTSLWGWARGVRVVQHIGDAIPGITARWSARVCTEAYLGYPEAERFLPHNGCVFRDTGNPIEPPPDIKPAAAEARARWGLPAAATVLLVFGGSQGARALNRAVANWIERGLPKGLCVLWATGKAHYDAFKHLDRPDVRVLSYIAPIAEAYATADLALVRGGMMGSSELCAWGVPMVIVPLPTAANDHQTANAKVLETAGAARHLPESELTADRLDLELRSLLADPAKLAAMSKAAKARGRPRAAAEIAGHIARLLG
- the murC gene encoding UDP-N-acetylmuramate--L-alanine ligase, whose protein sequence is MPLLDPTSTKPIHFQGIAGAGMSALAELCHRRGATVTGCDQNPDGAADLVALGIAVQKGHDPAHLDGHRALVVSSAIPKDHPEILRARALGLEVVRRAEALAEATAGGMLIGVAGTHGKSTTTVMTTEALAAAGKNPTGVVGARVTAWGGNLSKGGHDVFVVEADEYDRSFLALTPAVAVVTNVEADHLDIYRDLQDIHETFSEYVGRARYVVLCADDAGANRLPSPATAEVIRYGITSPDARLVAKDIRHHDGRTTFSVVYDGKPSGEVTLGVPGLHNVRNALAALACGIGPWGLKVEEMAGGLARFVGAERRFQRIGSAAGVSVVDDYAHHPTELEATLAAAREAYPGRRIVVAFQPHLFSRTRDFAAEFGQALAKADVIALCDIYPAREQPMPGVTSQLIADAATAVGHAPAWMGPRAQAAEWLASAVRDGDVVFTVGAGDITKTGPELLARLGA
- a CDS encoding FtsQ-type POTRA domain-containing protein translates to MAPIGDNDLGPDAGAAAPRRSTGARPQIGAAGSDEPRWKKRVRRIGQLAAVLTLLASPWWGRAILREMDFFRVRRVVIEGARYASPDEIVSRLRVDTTTASIWDDVSPLVARVKEHPQVRDVRIGRRLPGTLVVRVTENPPVAFVNTTKGLVVTDADGKPLPVDPTRTDVDLPVLASRDTLLLRLLGEVRAEIPSLFARVSEARRGSRGDIVLVLAEHRILAKADVSAARLAEVLPVELDLARRGRTVTELDLRFKDQVVARLP
- the ftsA gene encoding cell division protein FtsA; its protein translation is MHTERLVAGLDIGSAKTTAVIAEVVGDLPKHPTVNILGVGQSRTTGLRKGVVADIEETQRSITKAMQDAERMAGAQVETVYAGIAGEHVEAMTSRGVAAVTGAEITKADVDRANAGARAQSIPQDRELIHAIPQEYTVDRNIGIRDPIGMIGTRLETEMYLVTIGSSPAMNLRKAVERSGYKVQELVLEPLASALSVLTDDEKELGVALVEMGAGTTDVAVFHEGKIRHLGTIGYGGLNVTSDIVHGLGVTQADAERLKEQYGAAFEGFVPHEEKIRLPSTGAQGDREIPRSLLAHIIHQRTQEIFEMVLRDIEAAGLIKKLSAGVVVTGGASAQPGTADLANEVFGLGARIGIPGEFLGGLADSVQAPRFATVTGLVQYGAHRVALGANPGKGKRMSLSTAGPSMDNLAARFKTWLQDFF
- a CDS encoding CZB domain-containing protein translates to MSATSQIEQAIGTHGLFKLRLRSAISTGRLEGSVATLGSHLNCPFGKWMDSPSVAPPTKASSQYAKVDLLHARFHVAAAKVAALAIAGKADEAKAALEADGEFAVVSAEFMTAMQEWKGNIGALARPSARLSRPVVMTELMG
- a CDS encoding CZB domain-containing protein; the protein is MASPKEIDKAIGAHGMWKTRLKTAIGTGKIDVPVATIRADDQCEFGKWLAGSAIPAAVKGSPRYAEVRKLHAEFHQQAARVAALATEGKKAEAEQAVALTGPFSGASARLTAAMQGWKTELDKA
- the ftsZ gene encoding cell division protein FtsZ; this translates as MSIFEFEDTAAQHARMKVVGVGGGGGNAVNRMIEEHLEGVEFISVNTDAQALLNSKSDVKIQIGKKLTRGLGAGARPEIGRQAIEENRDEVMRTISGADLVFVTCGMGGGTGTGAAPIVCELAKEAGALTVGIVTKPFLFEGRKRMRQADEGIAEMAKHVDTLIVVPNERLLAVVGKGIPFQDALKKADEVLLQATGGISSIITKAGVVNVDFADVRTVMKDGGSAIMGTGIGRGDDRAVDAARMAIESPLLDNVSIAGARGVLINITGGMELTLGDVTTISDIVKEAVGEDSEIIFGAVNEPAMQGEVRVTVIATGFDRKVAQQGGLISRAAATPIIPLDQARQRPSISVNTSSPANGHGQGGSGAASGNAMPRPRPAPRQLEDLSDMEIPTFIRRQMD
- a CDS encoding M23 family metallopeptidase, translating into MKGATRLLTGAVIAALAIAALRLPAPRPGRPGELLSRRWFQQDTLGRGETLSELLVRRGLSASEASDILAATTLDPRRIPAGLTIEVSGDTSTTQVQEVRFFLGVDRILKVVRGDTTTGWRATDERIPWVTDTLLVRGVVNSSLYEAVESGAAELLPAKARQELAWSIADIYEYRVDMSRELQQGDEVRVLFERQSLPSGVMKVGTVLAAGLQRAGTEVQAIRMDVDNGRSKYYDEKGRSLAASFLRSPVSFRRISSGFGRRKHPVLGTWRQHQGMDYAANSGTPVRSIGDGVVVFTGRKGGYGNTVEVRHPNGYVTRYGHLRGFAEGIRSGARVNIEQTIGYVGMTGLATGPHLHFEVLIGGVQKDPRLVLQATAGPPLVGADLALFQRIRTAAVYALDQPAGVVRVAH